The proteins below are encoded in one region of Podarcis raffonei isolate rPodRaf1 chromosome 8, rPodRaf1.pri, whole genome shotgun sequence:
- the LOC128419308 gene encoding trypsin-like has protein sequence MELLAMAVLLVAAVAAQNGPGLLRGFHCNKNSQPWTAALFDGWKFHCTGTLINSQWLVTAAQCFTNRAGEGEWPGKMGVAGERVWSRETPKGQRERDLEGHTCSNAFGCLFVLYTCSLYHSFFYVALGENSLLSFEGTEQLKIGIKAIRHPFYNSFNKDNDIMLVKLLTPIRLTDSVQPLALPSSCVDPGSYCVVAGWGTPILQKEYPPDILYCGNITTLTDQECLAAYPAIHLGHMLCATVKMGGSDSCQGDPGSPLVCRNALQGITSWGFEKCSEVESPSVFVKVCNYVNWLRETMALA, from the exons ATGGAGCTTCTAGCAATGGCTGTACTTCTGGTTGCAGCAG tggCTGCACAGAATGGACCAGGATTGCTCAGGGGTTTCCACTGCAACAAAAACTCTCAGCCCTGGACAGCAGCACTGTTTGATGGCTGGAAGTTCCACTGCACAGGGACTCTGATTAACAGCCAGTGGCTGGTCACCGCTGCTCAGTGCTTCACAAATCG ggctggtgagggggagTGGCCTGGGAAGATGGGCGTGGCTGGAGAGAGGGTGTGGTCTAGGGAGActcccaagggccagagagagagagacctggagggccataCCTGCTCCAATGCATTTGGGTGCCTCTTTGTCCTTTACACCTGCTCCTTGTACCACAGTTTCTTCTATGTGGCTCTTGGAGAAAACAGCCTGCTGAGCTTTGAAGGGACAGAGCAGCTGAAGATCGGAATCAAGGCAATCCGCCACCCCTTTTACAACAGCTTCAACAAGGATAACGACATCATGTTGGTCAAACTCCTGACCCCCATCAGGTTGACTGACAGCGTCCAGCCACTTGCCTTGCCCAGCAGCTGTGTTGATCCTGGCAGCTACTGTGTCGTCGCTGGATGGGGCACCCCCATTCTGCAGAAAG AGTACCCACCAGACATCCTCTACTGCGGAAATATCACCACCCTGACTGACCAGGAATGTTTGGCTGCCTATCCTGCTATCCACTTGGGGCACATGCTATGTGCTACTGTCAAGATGGGTGGATCTGATTCCTGCCAG GGAGACCCTGGCTCACCCCTTGTCTGTCGTAACGCACTGCAAGGCATCACATCCTGGGGCTTTGAAAAATGCTCTGAGGTAGAAAGCCCCAGCGTCTTTGTCAAGGTCTGCAACTACGTTAATTGGCTGCGGGAGACGATGGCTTTGGCTTAA